The sequence ACAGCTCGAGCACTGGAACTGCGACCACCGTCACCTTGACGGTGGGCGCGACAGCGCCATCTGCGGTCACCGAAACCTATTCCGCCAAGGCGGGCGCGGCGCTCACGGTAAGCGCGGCCCAGGGTGTGCTCGCCAACGACGCCGACAACAACGGTCTCGCCCTGACGGCGAGCCTGGCGACCAATGGCGGCCCGCAGCACGGGACCTTGACGCTCAACGCCGACGGCTCCTTCACCTACACCCCGACCGCCGGCTACAGCGGAACCGACAGCTTCACCTACGTCGCCAAGGACAGCCTTGGCTCCAGCGCGGCGACCACCGTGACGCTGAACGTGGGCTCGACCGCCCCGACCAGCCATGCCGACGCCTACGGCGTGAAGACCGGCGCCTCGATCACCGAATCGGCGGCCCAGGGCGTGCTGGCCAATGATGTCGACAATAACGGGCTCACCCTGACGGCGAGCCTGGCGGCCAACGGGGGCCCGCAGCACGGATCCCTGACGCTGAACGCGGACGGGTCGTTCACCTACACCCCGACTGCGGGTTATGCCGGCACGGACAGCTTCACCTACATCGCCAGCGACGGCCTTTCCGCCGGGACCGCCACCACCGTGACGCTGAACGTGGCCGCGACGCCGATCGTCACCCATACGGCGGCCTACTCCGTGCGTCAGGGCTCCTCGCTCACGACCACCACGACCAATGGCGTCCTGTCGTTCGACACCGACAGCAACGGGTTGACGATGACGGCCTCGCTTGTGGCCAACGGCGGGCCGGCTCACGGGACCTTGACCCTGAACGCGGACGGGACCTTCACCTACACGCCGACCGCCGGCTACATCGGCACGGACAGCTTCACCTATGTCGCCAGCGACGGCGCCACCACCTCCGCGCCGGTGACCATCGGCCTCAAGGTGACGGCTGCGCCGCCGCTTTCGCATACCGACTACTATACCGCGCAAGCGGGCTCTGCCCTGACCGAGTCCGCCTCCGCAGGCGTTCTGGCCAACGACACGGATCCCAACGGCCTGACACTTAGCGCGTCGCTGTCCGGAAGCGGCCCAGCCCACGGGACCCTGACGCTGAATGCGAACGGTTCGTTCGTCTATACGCCGAACGCCGGCTATGTCGGGGCCGACAGCTTCAAGTATGTCGCCAGCGACGGCCAAGCCTCGGGCCAGGTGACGACCGTCAATCTGACCGTCGCCTCCAGCGCGCCGGCGGGCGCGGCCGACACCTACTCGGCGACCACCGGCAAGACCCTGAACATCTCGGCGATCCAGGGGGTGCTGGCCAATGACGTCGACCACAATGGCTTGCGGCTCGACGCGGCGCTGACCGTCGGGCCGACCCACGGGACGTTGACCCTGGATGCGAACGGGTCGTTCATCTACACGCCCAATGCCGGCTTCACCGGCGTCGACACGTTCAAATACACGCCGAGCGATTCACTCGGCAGCGGCTCGGGCACGCTGGTGACGATCAATGTCGGCTCAGGGACCAGCACTGCGACGGTCGGCGCCACTTCGTCCTCGACCGGGGCGCCGATGGAGTCCCAGGCCGCCAGCTCCGTCCATGTCGCGACCAGTTCCAGCGACCACAATATCGGCTCGGCCCAGACCGTGGACTCGGCGTTCAGCTATTCGCTGGTCGGCCTGGGCGCCAAGACCCTGGTGCTGACCGGCAGCGCCAACGTGACGGGCACGGCCAACGCCTATGGCGACCACATCACCGCCAATAGCGGCAACGATGTCCTGGTCGCGGGGGGCGGCAACGACACCCTCACCGGCGGCTCGGGCACGGACACCTTCGTGTTCAAGCCCGGGACCGGCCACGACACTGTGGTCGGCTTCCGTGGCCACGACGTCATCGACCTCTCGGCCTATCTGGACCACGGCTATACGCCGACCCTGACCAATGTCGGCTACAACACCGAGATCAGCTTCTCGAACGGCGACCAGATCACGCTCCTGGGCATCAACAAGTCAATGCTGATCCACAGCACGGTCGGCTTCACCCACTGAGGTCGGCGGCGGTCTTCACACCTTGATCTTCGGTCCGATCGGCAGGTCGCGGATGCGCTTGCCGGTCGCGGCGAAGATGGCGTTGGTCAGGGCCGGCGCCACAGGCGGCAGGCAGGGCTCGCCGACGCCTCCCAGCGGCTGATCGAACGAGCCGCCCAGGATATGCACGCGGATATCCTTGGGCGCGCCGTCGATACGCGTCACCGGGAAGCTGTCGAAATTGCCCTGCTGGGCGCGGCCGTCCTTGAAGCTGACCTCGCCGCCCTGGGCCAGGCTGACGCCCATGATCACCGAGCCCTCGGCCTGGGAGCGAACCCGGTCGGGATTGACCACCGCGCCGCAATCCACGGCCACGTCTGCCCGGATCACCTGCAGCGTCCCGTCCGGCGCCACCTCGACCTCCATGGCGCAGGCCGTGTAGGTGACGAAGCTGTAGTGACCGGCGATGCCCAGGCCGCGGCCCTTGGGCAGGGTCCGGCCCCAGCCGATCTCCTTGGCCGCCCGCTCGATCACGGCGCGCAGCCGCCCGGTGTCGATCGGATAGAGGGCGGGGTCTTCGCCATAGTTGAAGGTGTCGTTCAGGCCCTTGGGGTCGACCTTGCGCGGCGCGCCGATCACCTCCAGCAGGAAGTCCTTCGGGTCCCGGCCGGTTTCGTGCGCCAACTCGGCGATGAAGGACTGCACGGCGAAGGCGTGCGGGACGTTGGAGACCGAGCGGAACCAGCCGATCCGAGCGTGTGAGGCTGCTTGCGGGTTCTCCAGCCGCATCACCGGAATATCCAGCGGCAGGTTGGTCGCGCCCATGCCGAGTTCGTCGTCGGACTCTTGCTTGGGGTCGGGGCCGAAGGTCGAGCTGATGGTCGAGGCGCAGGTGCGGTGCCGCCAGGCGGCGACCTTGCCCTTGGCGTCCAGCCCGGCCTCGAGGCGCTCCAACGAGACCGTGTGGTAGTAGTCGTGCTGGATGTCGTCCTCGCGGGTCCAGGTCACCTTGACCGGCGCGCCATCCATGGCCTTGGACAGCAGCGCCGCCTCGACCACGAAGTCGGGCTTGGACTTGCGGCCGAAGGCGCCGCCCAGGAGGGTGACGTGGACCGTGATGTCCTCGGCCTTGCCTCCCAGGGCGAAGGCGACCACTTCGCGGGTCACCTGCGGCGCCTGCACAGGGGCCCAGGCCTCCCAGCCGCCGCCCGGCCTGGCCCGGACCGTGGCGGTGGGGGTCTCCATCGAGGCATGGGCTAGGTGCGGCAGGTAGTATTCCGCCGTCACCCGCTTGGCCGCGCCGGCTAGGCCCTTGTCGATGTCGCCGACATCGCGGATCACCTTGCCGGGCTTGCGGGCCGAGGCCTCGAGTTCGGAGCGGAAGGCCTTGCTTTCATAGGTGGCGTTGGCGCCGTCGTTCCAGGTGACCTTCAGCGCCTTGCGGCCTTTGATCGCCGCCCAGGTGTTCTTCGCCACCACGGCTACCCCGCCCAGCGGCTGGAAGGGCGGGCCCTCGCGCGGCGGGGCGATGGTCACCACCTTCAGCACGCCCGGCACCTTCATGGTCTCGGCGGCGTCGTAACTGGCCACGGTCCCACCGACCACGGGGGGACGGGCGACCACGGCATAGACGCAGCCCTCGGGGCGCACATCGCCCCCATAGACCGCCTTGCCGGTGACGATGTCGGCCCGGTCGACGCCCGAGATCACGTCCTTGCCGACATAGCGGAAGGCCGCCGGAGACTTCAGCTTCAGGCTCTCGCGCGCAGGAATCGGATACTGCGCCGCGGCCTTGGCCAGTTCGCCATAGCCCAGGCGGCGGCCGGTCGGTGAGTGGACGACGGCATGGTTCTCGGCTCGGACCTCGATCGCGGGCACGCCCCATTTGGTGGCGGCGGCCTGCTCAAGCATGGTCCGCGCGGCGGCGCCGGCGCGGCGCATGGGGCCGAAATAGTGGCGCATGCTGCGCGAGCCGTCGGTGTCCTGGTTGCCGTACTTCGCTTCGTCGCCGTCGGCCTGGACCACCTTCACGCGGGCGAAGTCGGCCTCCAGTTCGTCGGCCAGCACCAGGGCGAGGCTGGTCTTGATGCCCTGGCCCATCTCCTGGCGGTGAGTGGTCAGGGTGACCTGGCCGTCTTCGCCGATAGCGATGAACAGCCGCGGATCGTCGCGCCAACCATTGTCGTCGCCGTCGGCGCCGTATTTCGGCGGATCGTCGGCGAAGGCGCGCCCCTTCAGGCCCACAGCCAGCACCAGGCCGCCGCCAAGGCCCATCAGGACGCCACGGCGGCTCAGGTTCTCCAGGTCGGGCAGTGCCCGGGACGAGACCAGCTTGTTCATGCCTTGACCCCCGCCGCCTGCTTGATCGCCGCTCGGATGCGCGGATAGGTCCCGCAACGGCAGATATTGCCGGCCATGGTCCCGTCGATGTCCGCATCGGTCGGATGCGGCACGTCCTTCAAGAGCGCCGCCGCCTGCATGATCTGGCCGGCCTGGCAGAAGCCGCACTGCGGCACGCCCAGATCCTGCCAGGCGATCTGCAAGGGGTGATCGCCCTTGGCCGACAGCCCCTCGATCGTGGTGACGTGAAGCCCGTCGGCGGCGCTCACCGGGGTCTGGCAGGCCCTGACCGCAGCCCCCTCCAGATGCACCGTACAGGCCCCGCAGAGCGACTCGCCGCAGCCGAATTTGGTCCCCATCAGGCCGAGTTCGTCACGCAGCCACCAGAGCAGAGGCATGTCGGCTTCGCCTTCGAAGACCCGCGTCTCTCCGTTCACGATCACCTTGGTCATGGCTATTTCTTCAGCGTCTGGAGATAGGCGATCAGGTCGGCCCGGTCCGGGGCCGCCGGCACGCTGATCACCATGCGCGTGCCGGGCACCTTCTTGTTCGGAGCGGTGATGAAACTGTCGATATTGGCCGGAGTCCAGGTCAGGCCCGAGGCTTTCAGGGCGTCCGAATAGTTGAAGCTGGTCGAGGCCGCCTTGCGCCCCACCACCCCGAACAGGTTGGGGGCGGCTGTCGGCGTAGCCCCAGCCGTGTTCACATGGCACATGCCGCAGCGCTGCTTGAACAGGGTCGCGCCCTTGGCGGGATCGCCGGCGGCCTGGGCCACTGCCGGCAGGGCGAAGGCTATGGCCAGGATGGCGAGGGTGGTTCGGCGAAGCACGGCGATTCCTCCAGAGGGTAAGCTGGGACGTAGGGGCGAGTGTTGTCGCAGGCGGTCCGGTCGGGCGAGTCTTTTTATTGCGTGGTGGCGGGACGTTCGAACACCTTGCGCCCCATGAACCAGGTCTGCAGCACCTTGGTCTGGCCGACCTTGTCGATCGGGACGCCGAGAATGTCCTGGTCGAGCACGATGAAGTCGGCCGACTTGCCGAGGCTGAGCGAACCGAACTCATCTTGACGGCCCAAGGCGCGGGCGCCGCCCAGGGTATAGGCTTCGATCGCCTCGGGCAGGGTGATGGACTCCTTGGGGTTCAGGGCCGGCAGGCCGGGCTGCGCCCGGGTCACAGCCATCTGCATGTTTATGAAGGGGCGTGGATCCCGGGTGTCGACCGGGGCGTCCGAGCCTGCCGCCAGGACCCCGCCCGCCGCCTTGATCGACCGAACGGGATAGGCATCACGCTCGTAGTCGTTCGCCGGGTCGTGCAGGGCGGCGTAGGAGCCGTCTTTGACCCGGTCGACGAACGGGATCACCGAGAGGTCGTATTCCGGGTCGGTATAGGCCCAGGCATAGGTGAAGGCCACGAACAGGTGGTCCTTGCCGATGCGGGCGATATCCTCGGGCGCGGGCAGTTGCAGGTGAGCGATGGTGTCGGGCCGGCTGGCGTTCCCGTCAGCGGCGCGCGCGGCCTCGATGGCGTCGATGGTCGTTTTGATCGCCCGGTCGCCAATGGCGTGGACGTGCAGGGTGAAGCCGGCCAGGTGCATCCGCTTCAGGTATTCGGCGATCACCTCGGGATCGTGTTGCAGCTTTCCGCTGGTCGCGAAGCATTGGGCCGGGTGGAAGCCGTTGGCCTTGAGGAAGTCGCTGGCCGCAGAGGCGTCGTCATAACGCTGTGGCGCGGCCTGAACCGCATGGCAGGCGGGGCTGTCCAGGTCGACATAGCCCTTCACGGTCATCTCGCCCTTGGCGTCCTTGCCGAAAATCGGCTGCAGATAGGGCTTCAGAGACGGGGATTCTGGCGCGGTCGGGGGCACGGCATTGGGATCGCCCTCCAGCACGCCGTCGGCGAACAGCTTGACCGCGTCGGCGCGGATCAAGGGGTTGGCGGAATATTTCGCCTTCACCTTCAGCGCCTCGGCCACCAGACCGTCATAGTCGACGCGGCCGTCGGCCAGCCGGTGGGCGTCGGGGTCATAGTATTGCGCCAGGGTTGCGCGCACGGTCAGCGTCCCCCGCGCCTGCAGCTTGTCGTAGAAGGCGTACATGCTGGGGGTGACCATGGCGTCCTGGACAGCAGTGATGCCGTCGCCGTTCAGGACCTGCATCACCTTTTCCGGTTCGGCGATCACGGCCTGGACATTGCCGACCGCCACGTCGGCCAGGCCCATGGCCGAGCGAGCATCCTCGTTAACGCCGCCATTGGGCTCGCCGGCGGCGTCGACCCCGATCAGCTTGCCATAGGCGGCGAAGTCCCCGGCCAGAGTCGCCTTGCTGAAGCCCACGGTCTGGCCTTTGGCGTTACGCGCCAGGGCCAGGGCCGCGCTGTTGAAGCCGCCGTGATGCCCGTCGTTGCCCTTCAGCTGGATCGGCCGGTCGCCCGCCGCCTGGTCCAGGGCCGCGCGCAGGGTAGGGTGGGCCGGGTCCGGCTGGTTGCCGTTGGAAAAGTTCCACTGCTCGACGTTCAGCCATTGCCCCGGAGCGATGTGGTAGCGGCTGACGCAGTCCTTCACGAAGGCGGAGAGCTCGGCCAGGCTCATCGCCTGGCTTTTCAGGTCGCAGGTGTCGAACTGCACGGTGTCCAAGGGATGGATATGGGCGTCGACCAACCCTGGCAGCACCCGCCGGCCGTGCAGGTCCTCGATCTGCGTCTTGGGGCCGGCGAAAGCCGCCGCCCCGGCCTCGTCGCCGACATAGACGATCTTGCCGCCGCTGACCGCCAGGGCCTGGGCCTCCGGCCGAGCCGGATCGACCGTATGGATTCGGCCGTTCTTGACGATCAGGTCGGCCGGGGCGGCCGAAGCGGCGCCGGCCAGGAGTAGGGCGGCGAGGGCGGTCGTGCAGCGAAGAGGCAGCATGGGGCTCCGCATCAAAGGGCCAGAAGCTCGCCGACCGCCCGGTGGGCCTGGTCGATGGCGATGTCGGTATAGGCGCCGCGTCCGGAGTCGGAATTGGCGATGACGATGCGGCCGAAACGGGCGCGGCCGATCACATTGGGCTGCCGTTCGGTGGGCAGGTCCTCATCGAACAGCGGGTTGAATTCGGGCGCATAACCGTGCGGCCAGCGGTTGACCGTGATTCCCAGGATGTCGCGCGCCGGATCGAATCCAGCCGGCCTCAGGACGCGCGCCAGCTGGTCGCGGGTATTGCGCTCGAAGGTCTCGAACGAGGTCCCCAGGATCTCGGCCCGCCCGGCGCGGTTCTGGTCCATTTCCGGCAGGCCGGGGACGCAGGGGGTGCGCGTCAGGTGGACCAGGATCGGCCGCTCGGGCGAGCGCTCGGCCTTGTACGCGCCGATGTCGACCGCCGCATTCAGGCCCACCGAGCAGTAGTAGGCCCCGGGGGCGTAGGCGCGGCGAAAGCCGAGCTTGTGGAAAGCGGTCCAGTTGCGCAGCGCCACGGTGGTGTAGATCAGCGGCGTCTTGACCAGCTCGTGCAGCGCCGCCTTCTGCGTCTCGGGAAGTTCCGGGCAGATATAGGGGATCATCATGTTCCACGAAGCCATGACGCAGGCCCCGGCGCGCACGCTGTAGAGCTTGCCGCCCCGGACATAGGCCAGCTCGACTCCGGTGGACGTGGCCGGTTCACCGACATTGCGGGCCCGAACCACGATGCTGGAGAGGCGGATGCGCACCGGATTGTCCGGCTTGTCGAGCTGGGCGTAGTCGCACCTGGCGGTGACAATGTCCTGGGCGTCCTGGCCGGGCAGGGCGGCGGGGACCAGCTTGCGCGCCAGCAGCCTGGCGATGCTGGCGTTGCCGTCCGGGAAGTGGAACTTGTAGGAGCCGCCGTCGGCATAGCCGGCCGGCGTGAAGCCCATGTGCGGCGCCGAGCCTGGCTTCAGCCCCAGGCCCTGGAACCCCGCCAGGCCGAAGGCCCAGCAGTCCAGCGCCGACAGGGCGTCGATACCCACGCCCTGCTCGTCATTGGTGCGGGCCTGATAGAACGGAATGACGCTGGGATCGGCCTTGACGATGGCCAGCAGGAAGTCGCGGTAGCTGAGGCGCGACAGCCGAGCCTTCTTCTCGTCCGACGACAGGCCCGGCAGGTAGTCGGTCTCGGCCGTCTCGATGCGCAGGATCTCGCTCTGCGCGGTCGGCGACAGCGGGCAGCGGGCCAGGAAGGCGCGCCAGGTCTCGGCGCTGGCCGACTCGTCGTCCTCGCTGGGGTCGCCGGCCACCAGCCGGTCCTCGCCGAAGGTCTCCTTGTCGAAGAAAATCGCCCGCTTCAGGCCCAGGCTTTCATAGACTTGCGGCCGGTCGCAGGCCTTGGCCAGAGCCTCGGGCTCGACGCCGAGGGATTTCAGCAGGCCGTCGGCGACCGGGCTGTAGGGGCGGGGGCTGTCGATCTCCAGCGTGCCGCCGTTCATCAGGTGCAGCTTGCCGTCCAGGCGGTATTCATTGCGCTTGGCGTGGCCGCCGAAGTCGTCGTGATTGTCCAGGATCAGGATGCGCGCCGACGGCCTGGCCTGGCGATAGAACCAGGCGGCCGAAAGTCCGCTGATGCCGCCGCCGACGATGACCAGGTCATAGCGTTCGGTAGTGTCCTGCGGCGCGCCCTGGCCCTGCCAGAAGGCGCCGTCGCGCAGGGCGTGGGCGGGCTCGAAGCTGCCTGGATGGCTGCCGCGCAGGCCGGTCAGGTTCGGCGGGTAGTAGCCCAGTTGGTCCTGTGGCCAGGCTATCCCGGCCTGGGCCAAGGCCGGGCCGCCGGCGAGGGCGCCGGTCCCGAGCGCGCCGACCGCGACCGCGACCCCGTTCAGGAAATCGCGGCGGTCGATAGGGCGGTCCATGCCCAGCGCCTTGTCTCGCTCCCGGCCGCCGCCCATGGCTCCTCCTCTGCGCGTCACAGCCGGTCTCGCAGGGCGTACCAGAGCATGCCCAGCACGTGCAGCGGCCCGCGCAGGGCCATGCCGCCCGGGAAAGCCATGGGCTCGACCCCGGCGAAGAGGTCGAAGCGGCTGGCGTTGCCGCCGATCGCCTCGACCATCAGCTTGCCGCCCAGAGTCGAGAGGATGGCGCCCATGCCGGAATAGCCATGGGCGAACAGCACCTCGCCCTGGCGGCCGACATGCGGCAGACGGCTGGTGGTGACCGAAACCAGCCCGCCCCAGGCGTAGTCGATCTTGACGCCTTTCAGCTGGGGGAAGGTCCCCTCCAGGTGCGGACGGGTGAAGGCGGCCATGTCTCGCGGCGGATCGGGGGTGTAGCGCTCGCCGCCGCCGAACAGGATCCGGCCGTCGGCGGTGCGCCGGTAGTAGTTGACCACGAAGCGGGTGTCGGACACGGCCACATTGGTCGGGATCAGCGTCTCGATCTCGGCCAGTGGCTCGGTCGCCACCACATAGTTGGCCACCGGCATGATGCGGCTGTTCACCCGACCCATCAGGCCGGTCAGGAGGGCGTCGCCGGCCAGGATGGCGTGCCGGGCGGTGACACCGCCCTGGGCCGTGCCGATCCGCACCTTGCCGTCCTGCTTCAGGCTCGTCGCCACCGATCGCTCGAAGATGCGCACGCCGGCGCTCGTGGCCGCCCGCGCTAGGCCGAGGGTGAAGTTCAGGGTGTGGAAATGGCCGCCGCGCCTGTCCAGCAGGCCTGCGGCATAGGGGGTGTCGACGTGGGCGCGGGCCTGGTCGGCGGTCAGGAATTCGGCGTCGCGATAGCCCATCACCTCGGCCAGGCAGCGCACCTCGTCCTCGAGATGGCCGATGTCGCCGGCCTTGACCGCGCCCAGGAGATGCCCGGCCTCGACCAGATCGCAGTCGATCGCGTGCTTGCGGATCAAATCGCCCACCAGATCGCGGGCTTCCAGGGCGGTGTGGAACAGGGCCTGGGCCCGCTCGCGGCCGTAGGCCTGAATCAGTTCCAGCGCGCCCTTGCGCAGCCCGGGGATCATCTGGCCGCCGTTGCGGCCCGAGGCGCCCCAGCCGATTCGGCCGCCTTCCAGCAGCACAACGCTAAGCCCGGCCTCGGCCGCATGCAGGGCGGCCGACAGGCCCGTGGCCCCGCCGCCGACCACCACCAGATCGGCCTCGGTCTCGCCCGTCAGCTGCGGGTGGCTTGGGGCGTCGTGGGCGGTCGCCACATAGTACGACCGGTCCATGTTCAGGGACTGGTTGAAGCCCATGGTCAGACCTTGAGCAGCAGGTGGTCGCGTTCCCACGAACTGATCACGCCCTGGAACGCCTCCAGCTCGGCCTGCTTGATGGTGGTGAACGCGCGGAAGAAGTACTGGCCAAGCAGTTCCTTGACCGGCTCGCAGGCGTTGAACCGCTCCAGCGCCTCTTCCAGCGTCTTGGGCAGGGTGCGGGCGTAGTGGTAGGCGTTGCCGGTCGCCTGGGCGCTGGGCTCGATCTGTTGCTCCATGCCCAGATAGCCGGCGATCAGGGCCGCGGCGATGGCCAGGTAGGGATTGGCGTCCGCGCCCGGCAGGCGGTTTTCGATCCGCCGGTTCTCCCGGTCCGAGATCGGCACGCGCAGGCCGCAAGAGCGGTTGTCATAGCCCCACTGCACGTTGATCGGCGCCGAGTGGCTGGGCCGCATGCGGCGGAACGAGTTCACATTGGGCGCGAACAGGGGCGAGATCTCGGGCAGGTATTTCTGCAGCCCGCCGACGAAGTGGCGGAACATCTGGCTGTCGGCGCCGGCGTCGTCGGCGAACAGGTTCACGCCGCTGGCGGTGCTGTTCATCGAGATGTGCAGGTGCATGGCGCTGCCGGGCTGGTTCTCCATCGGCTTGGCCATGAAGGTCGCGTAGACGCCGTGCTTGAGGGCCACCTGGCGCACAATGCGCTTGAACACCAGGACCTGGTCGGACAGGCGCACCGGCTCGCCGTGCAGGAAATTGACCTCCAGCTGGGCGGTGCCGCTCTCGTGGATCATGGTGTCCACGTCGAGCTGGGCGGCCTCGGAATATTCGTAGATGGTCTCGATCAGGTCCTCGTACTCGGTGATGGCTTCCAGGCCATAGGGCTGCGGCGAGGTCTCGGCCCGACCCGAACGGCCGGTGGGCGGGGTCAGGGGCAGGTCGGGATCGGGATTGAGGGCGGTGAGGTAGAATTCCAGCTCCGGCGCCACGATCGGCTTCCACCCCCGCTCGGCATAGAGCTTCATCACCTGCTGCAGCACCTGACGAGGCGAAGAGGCCCAGGGCGAGCCGTCGCTGTGATGCGCGTCGGCGAACACGTAGGCCGTCGGGGTCTTGAAGCCCGGGGCTACGCGCAGGGTGTCTGCATTCGGGTGCAGGACCATGTCCGGGTCGGAATAGGCCTCGTCCTCATCGTCGGTGTCGGCATATTCGCCGGTCACGGTGACGGCGAACACGCTGGAGGGCAGGCGCAGCGAGGCGTCGGTCTCAGCCTGCACCAGCTTGGCGGCCGGCAGCACCTTGCCGCGCAGCACCCCGTTCATGTCGGGAATCAGGCATTCGACTTCGCTGATCCCCCGCTGCTCGATCCACTTCTTCAACTCGGACATGGGGGAGGCGCTCGGTGATTTGTGATAGCAGTAAGATCGCCTGTCCCCCGGGGGTGCGTCAAGCGGGGTCGAGTCATCGCCCGCAAGGGCTCTATCCGCCAAATTCCGGGCCGCGATGCGAATTGAGGGGCGGCGAGGCCCTGACCTCAGGCCGGCTAGAATTTCCGGTCACAGGCGGCCTGTGATCGCAAACCCACTGCGAAGCTTGAGCGAAAAGCGCGATCCCCGTGTGAGATCATGCGCCGCATAAGCCGCGCTACCGAAAATGTGGGATCGCAGTTATATGTCGTTTCCAGCCCGCAATCCGCGGACGGAGCAAGCTGAGCGACAGGGGTGCCGATGGCGAACGCCTCGACGGGGAAGAGCAAGGCGCAATCGGTCGCCGAGGTCGAGGACTTGGAGCCGGCAGTCGAGCCGGTGCTGCACGCCAGCATCTACGACGACCTTCGCCGGCGCATGATCACAGGCAAGATCGTCCCGGGCGTCGGCCTCTCGACCCGCGGCCTGGCGCTCGAGCTGGGCGTCAGCCAGATGCCGGTCCGCGACGCGCTGAGCCGCCTGGCGGCGGAAGGGGCGGTGGCGATCCGCTCCAAGCGCAAGATCGAAGTGCCGCCGATGAACCCAGAGCGGTTCACGGACCTGCTGGACTGCCGCCTGCTGCTGGAGCCGGAGGCCGCGGTCCAGGCCCTGCCGCACATCACGCCGGCCAAGATGAAGCAGCTGCGCGAGATCGACGCCGCCTTGGACACCGCCATGGAGAATGGCGACGTCATCGGCTACATGGAGAAGAACTTCGAGTTCCACTTCGCCCTGTACCGCGCCAACAACCGGCCGACCCTGAATCGGCTGATCGAGACGCTGTGGCTGCAGTTCGGCCCGTTCATGCGGGTGGTCTATGGCCGCTATGGCACCGCCAACCTGGTCGACCAGCACCGGGTGGCGCTGGACGCCATCGAGGCCGGCGACGCCGATAGCCTGCGCCGCGCCATCGCCGGCGACATCGCCGACGGCATGGGCCTGATCGGGCGGACGAGCTGGAGTTAGAGCCCTTCCCCCTCGATGAGGGAAGGGCTCTATCCACCTAGAACTTCGACTTCACCGCTACGCCCCAGGTGATCGGGTCGTTGACCATGCCGGTCAGGTTGTTGAAGTCGATCGCGCTTTCGGCGCGGATCTGGTTGGTGATGTTGCGCACGAACACCGCGAACTCGGTCTTGCGCGGGGTCAGGTAGCCCACGCGCAGGCCGCCCTGCAGTTCCGGCCGGCTGGTGAACTCCTTGGCCGTGTAGAGGAAGTAGTTCAGCTCGCTGCGATAGGACCAGTCGGTATAGGCGAACACCTCGCCGCCGTTCGCCATCGGAATGCCGTAGCGGGCGGTCCAGTTGGCCACCCATTGCGGCGCCTGGGGCAGGGGATTGCCGTTCAGGATCGCGTTGCCCTGGGCGTTCAGCGGATCGGTGACGGTGCAATTGCCGGCGCCGCAGGGGGCGACCGAGATGGTCCCGTCCTCGATCTTGGTGAAGTTGTGGCTGACGCCGGCGGTCAGGGTCAGGTTGTCGATCGGCCGGGCCTGGATGTCGGTCTCGACGCCGTTCCCGACCACCTTCTTGGCGTTCAGCAGCGCCGCCGAATTGACCGCGCCGCCGACGGCGGTCA is a genomic window of Phenylobacterium montanum containing:
- a CDS encoding amidohydrolase, encoding MLPLRCTTALAALLLAGAASAAPADLIVKNGRIHTVDPARPEAQALAVSGGKIVYVGDEAGAAAFAGPKTQIEDLHGRRVLPGLVDAHIHPLDTVQFDTCDLKSQAMSLAELSAFVKDCVSRYHIAPGQWLNVEQWNFSNGNQPDPAHPTLRAALDQAAGDRPIQLKGNDGHHGGFNSAALALARNAKGQTVGFSKATLAGDFAAYGKLIGVDAAGEPNGGVNEDARSAMGLADVAVGNVQAVIAEPEKVMQVLNGDGITAVQDAMVTPSMYAFYDKLQARGTLTVRATLAQYYDPDAHRLADGRVDYDGLVAEALKVKAKYSANPLIRADAVKLFADGVLEGDPNAVPPTAPESPSLKPYLQPIFGKDAKGEMTVKGYVDLDSPACHAVQAAPQRYDDASAASDFLKANGFHPAQCFATSGKLQHDPEVIAEYLKRMHLAGFTLHVHAIGDRAIKTTIDAIEAARAADGNASRPDTIAHLQLPAPEDIARIGKDHLFVAFTYAWAYTDPEYDLSVIPFVDRVKDGSYAALHDPANDYERDAYPVRSIKAAGGVLAAGSDAPVDTRDPRPFINMQMAVTRAQPGLPALNPKESITLPEAIEAYTLGGARALGRQDEFGSLSLGKSADFIVLDQDILGVPIDKVGQTKVLQTWFMGRKVFERPATTQ
- a CDS encoding NAD(P)-binding protein, which encodes MGGGRERDKALGMDRPIDRRDFLNGVAVAVGALGTGALAGGPALAQAGIAWPQDQLGYYPPNLTGLRGSHPGSFEPAHALRDGAFWQGQGAPQDTTERYDLVIVGGGISGLSAAWFYRQARPSARILILDNHDDFGGHAKRNEYRLDGKLHLMNGGTLEIDSPRPYSPVADGLLKSLGVEPEALAKACDRPQVYESLGLKRAIFFDKETFGEDRLVAGDPSEDDESASAETWRAFLARCPLSPTAQSEILRIETAETDYLPGLSSDEKKARLSRLSYRDFLLAIVKADPSVIPFYQARTNDEQGVGIDALSALDCWAFGLAGFQGLGLKPGSAPHMGFTPAGYADGGSYKFHFPDGNASIARLLARKLVPAALPGQDAQDIVTARCDYAQLDKPDNPVRIRLSSIVVRARNVGEPATSTGVELAYVRGGKLYSVRAGACVMASWNMMIPYICPELPETQKAALHELVKTPLIYTTVALRNWTAFHKLGFRRAYAPGAYYCSVGLNAAVDIGAYKAERSPERPILVHLTRTPCVPGLPEMDQNRAGRAEILGTSFETFERNTRDQLARVLRPAGFDPARDILGITVNRWPHGYAPEFNPLFDEDLPTERQPNVIGRARFGRIVIANSDSGRGAYTDIAIDQAHRAVGELLAL
- a CDS encoding NAD(P)/FAD-dependent oxidoreductase, with product MGFNQSLNMDRSYYVATAHDAPSHPQLTGETEADLVVVGGGATGLSAALHAAEAGLSVVLLEGGRIGWGASGRNGGQMIPGLRKGALELIQAYGRERAQALFHTALEARDLVGDLIRKHAIDCDLVEAGHLLGAVKAGDIGHLEDEVRCLAEVMGYRDAEFLTADQARAHVDTPYAAGLLDRRGGHFHTLNFTLGLARAATSAGVRIFERSVATSLKQDGKVRIGTAQGGVTARHAILAGDALLTGLMGRVNSRIMPVANYVVATEPLAEIETLIPTNVAVSDTRFVVNYYRRTADGRILFGGGERYTPDPPRDMAAFTRPHLEGTFPQLKGVKIDYAWGGLVSVTTSRLPHVGRQGEVLFAHGYSGMGAILSTLGGKLMVEAIGGNASRFDLFAGVEPMAFPGGMALRGPLHVLGMLWYALRDRL
- a CDS encoding glutamine synthetase family protein, which translates into the protein MSELKKWIEQRGISEVECLIPDMNGVLRGKVLPAAKLVQAETDASLRLPSSVFAVTVTGEYADTDDEDEAYSDPDMVLHPNADTLRVAPGFKTPTAYVFADAHHSDGSPWASSPRQVLQQVMKLYAERGWKPIVAPELEFYLTALNPDPDLPLTPPTGRSGRAETSPQPYGLEAITEYEDLIETIYEYSEAAQLDVDTMIHESGTAQLEVNFLHGEPVRLSDQVLVFKRIVRQVALKHGVYATFMAKPMENQPGSAMHLHISMNSTASGVNLFADDAGADSQMFRHFVGGLQKYLPEISPLFAPNVNSFRRMRPSHSAPINVQWGYDNRSCGLRVPISDRENRRIENRLPGADANPYLAIAAALIAGYLGMEQQIEPSAQATGNAYHYARTLPKTLEEALERFNACEPVKELLGQYFFRAFTTIKQAELEAFQGVISSWERDHLLLKV